In the genome of Rhodoplanes sp. Z2-YC6860, one region contains:
- a CDS encoding glycosyltransferase family 39 protein codes for MRASFTDNHTTSRWPDRLAWLLLLLLAVIALLTFRDYGLGWDDYTHAQYGDLVLSLYTSGFRDTRALTFVNLYLYGGGFDMASAAIAKLLPFDLFETRRLIGAAVGLVGLFATWRIARRVGGPVAGLVALALLATCPLYYGHMFINPKDGPFAAMMAIFLLGLVRLIEEHPRPSVGTLAILGIGFGLSIGSRVMAGFGVIEAVLALALLFVLEAQSEGFHAARTRFARLSLLLIPTAILAYAVMGLVWPWGVANPLNPIAAIETFSHFFEKPWQELFEGQRLTPVEMPWDYVPLLMALKLPEILLLLGCAGVAGLLVAACRGALAPRPRAIYFGIALAAALPVLVTLVTRPAMYNGIRHFVFVMPPLAVAGGLAGAWIAERAARFGRFVPVLLAFGFAAGVALPVVEMARLHPYEYVFYNHIIGGVRGAQTRFMLDYWGLAFKQAGAQLRETLRDRGETPPAGRKWKVAVCGPHPPAQIALGDDFEPTWEPQGADFALMLGTFYCARFEAPVLTEVTRDGVTFARAYDLRGLSFSNMFTVPPVK; via the coding sequence ATGCGCGCTTCCTTCACCGACAACCACACCACGAGCCGCTGGCCCGACCGGCTGGCCTGGCTGTTGCTGTTGCTGCTCGCAGTGATCGCGCTGCTGACGTTCCGCGACTATGGGCTCGGCTGGGACGACTACACCCACGCGCAGTACGGCGACTTGGTGCTGTCGCTCTACACCTCGGGCTTCCGCGACACCCGTGCGCTCACCTTCGTCAACCTCTACCTCTATGGCGGCGGCTTCGACATGGCGTCAGCCGCGATCGCCAAGCTCCTGCCGTTCGATCTGTTCGAAACCCGGCGGCTGATCGGCGCCGCGGTCGGTCTGGTCGGACTGTTCGCCACATGGCGTATCGCGCGCCGCGTCGGCGGGCCGGTCGCGGGACTCGTGGCGCTCGCGCTGCTTGCGACCTGTCCGCTCTATTACGGGCACATGTTCATCAACCCGAAGGACGGTCCCTTCGCGGCCATGATGGCGATCTTCCTGCTGGGGCTGGTGCGCCTGATCGAAGAGCATCCCAGGCCTTCGGTCGGCACGCTAGCCATTCTCGGCATCGGTTTCGGCCTCTCGATCGGCTCTCGCGTCATGGCGGGCTTCGGCGTCATCGAGGCGGTGCTGGCGCTCGCGCTGCTGTTCGTGTTGGAGGCGCAAAGCGAAGGATTTCACGCGGCGCGAACCCGCTTTGCGAGGCTGTCGCTGCTGCTGATCCCGACCGCGATCCTGGCCTACGCGGTCATGGGATTGGTCTGGCCCTGGGGGGTCGCCAATCCGCTCAATCCGATCGCAGCCATCGAGACCTTCTCGCATTTCTTCGAGAAGCCCTGGCAGGAATTGTTCGAAGGCCAGAGACTGACGCCGGTCGAAATGCCGTGGGATTACGTCCCGTTGCTGATGGCGCTGAAGCTGCCGGAAATTCTTCTGCTGCTCGGTTGCGCGGGGGTGGCTGGTTTGTTGGTTGCGGCTTGCCGCGGCGCGCTCGCGCCACGCCCGCGGGCGATTTACTTCGGCATCGCGCTCGCGGCAGCCCTGCCTGTACTGGTCACTCTCGTGACGCGGCCCGCGATGTACAACGGCATCAGGCATTTTGTCTTCGTGATGCCGCCGCTTGCCGTCGCCGGCGGGCTTGCCGGCGCCTGGATCGCCGAACGCGCTGCACGGTTCGGCCGGTTTGTCCCGGTCTTGCTCGCCTTTGGCTTTGCCGCGGGCGTTGCGCTTCCCGTCGTCGAGATGGCGCGACTGCACCCCTACGAATATGTGTTCTACAACCACATCATCGGCGGCGTTCGCGGCGCGCAAACGCGCTTCATGCTCGACTACTGGGGCCTCGCCTTCAAACAAGCGGGGGCCCAGCTCCGCGAAACGCTGCGCGACCGCGGCGAAACGCCACCCGCCGGCCGCAAATGGAAGGTCGCGGTGTGCGGACCGCATCCGCCCGCCCAGATCGCGCTCGGCGACGATTTCGAGCCTACCTGGGAGCCGCAGGGCGCAGACTTCGCGCTGATGCTCGGCACGTTCTATTGCGCCCGGTTCGAAGCACCGGTGCTCACCGAGGTCACGCGGGACGGCGTGACATTCGCCCGCGCCTACGATCTTCGGGGCTTGAGCTTCAGCAACATGTTCACCGTGCCGCCGGTGAAGTAG
- a CDS encoding superoxide dismutase, translated as MSFSLPDLPYAHDALGPHMSKETLEYHHDKHHLAYVNNGNNLLKGTEWENKSLEEIVKGSFGKNAGLFNNAGQHYNHLHFWKWMKPNGGGDKIPGALKTKIDSDLGGVAKAKEDFIQAGVTQFGSGWAWLAVKDGKLAVMKTANGESPLVQGAKPILGCDVWEHSYYIDYRNRRPDYLKAFWENLINWDYVNEMFQAASK; from the coding sequence ATGTCGTTCTCGCTGCCCGACCTGCCGTATGCCCACGATGCTCTCGGCCCCCACATGTCCAAAGAGACGCTTGAGTATCATCACGACAAGCACCACCTCGCCTACGTCAACAACGGCAACAACCTGCTCAAAGGCACCGAGTGGGAGAACAAGTCCCTGGAAGAGATCGTGAAGGGCTCGTTCGGCAAGAATGCCGGCCTCTTCAACAATGCCGGCCAGCACTACAACCACCTGCACTTCTGGAAGTGGATGAAGCCGAATGGCGGCGGCGACAAGATTCCGGGCGCGCTCAAGACCAAGATCGATAGCGATCTCGGCGGCGTCGCCAAGGCCAAGGAAGATTTCATCCAGGCTGGCGTGACCCAATTCGGCTCCGGCTGGGCCTGGCTCGCGGTGAAGGACGGCAAGCTCGCCGTGATGAAGACCGCCAACGGCGAGAGCCCGCTGGTGCAGGGCGCCAAGCCGATCCTCGGCTGCGACGTGTGGGAGCACTCCTACTACATCGATTACCGCAACCGCCGGCCGGACTATCTCAAGGCGTTCTGGGAAAACCTGATCAACTGGGACTACGTCAACGAGATGTTCCAGGCGGCCAGCAAGTGA
- a CDS encoding MucR family transcriptional regulator — protein sequence MGDALDQTNFIGLTAEIVSAYVSNNPVASADIPALINQVHSALLRVSNGEVPSSSEPMRPAVPVKRSIHPDYIVCLEDGKKFKSLKRHLRTQYDMTPEQYREKWGLPHDYPMVAPNYAAARSHLAKQMGLGQQRRRRR from the coding sequence ATGGGTGACGCTTTGGATCAGACCAATTTCATCGGGCTGACGGCTGAGATTGTCTCGGCCTATGTCAGCAACAACCCGGTTGCCTCCGCCGACATCCCGGCGTTGATCAATCAGGTGCACTCGGCGCTGCTGCGGGTCTCGAACGGCGAGGTCCCATCCTCGTCGGAACCGATGCGGCCAGCGGTTCCGGTGAAGCGTTCGATCCACCCCGACTACATCGTCTGTCTCGAAGACGGCAAGAAGTTCAAGTCGCTTAAGCGTCACTTGCGCACGCAGTACGACATGACGCCCGAACAGTACCGTGAGAAGTGGGGCCTGCCACACGACTATCCGATGGTGGCGCCGAACTACGCCGCGGCGCGCTCGCACCTTGCGAAGCAGATGGGCCTCGGCCAGCAGCGTCGCCGCCGGCGCTGA
- a CDS encoding nucleoside 2-deoxyribosyltransferase encodes MLTVYLAGPEVFLPDAIEVGERKKRLCSAYGFEGIFPLDNEIVPKASSERIDRLIYRANEAMIRRAHFGICNLTPFRGVSADPGTVFEVGMLAGLGKRVFAYTNVAPDYFDRTKRTEALAFDSGQKLWRDTHGMTVEDFGNADNLMIDWAVAERGGYPIVRHDARPMEIDRDLTGFERCLRLAAEAFARPA; translated from the coding sequence ATGCTGACAGTCTATCTCGCCGGTCCCGAGGTGTTCCTGCCGGACGCAATCGAGGTTGGTGAACGCAAGAAGCGGCTGTGCAGCGCCTATGGCTTCGAAGGCATTTTCCCGCTCGACAACGAGATCGTGCCGAAAGCTTCAAGCGAGCGCATCGACCGGCTGATCTATCGCGCCAACGAGGCGATGATCCGGCGCGCTCATTTCGGCATCTGCAATCTCACACCGTTTCGCGGCGTGAGCGCCGATCCGGGAACGGTTTTCGAAGTGGGAATGCTGGCCGGGTTGGGCAAACGGGTGTTTGCCTACACCAACGTTGCTCCGGATTACTTCGACCGCACGAAGCGCACGGAAGCGCTCGCTTTCGACTCCGGCCAAAAGCTCTGGCGCGACACCCACGGCATGACGGTCGAGGATTTTGGCAACGCCGACAACCTGATGATCGACTGGGCGGTCGCGGAGCGCGGCGGATATCCGATCGTCAGGCACGATGCCCGTCCGATGGAAATCGATCGCGATCTCACTGGCTTCGAAAGATGCCTTCGGCTTGCCGCCGAAGCATTCGCCAGGCCGGCTTGA
- a CDS encoding SufE family protein: MPIDEIIENFDLLDEWDDRYRYLIELGRALPSLPESARTAANKVSGCASQVWLSTSIKPNGGNGPVLTFEGDSDAHIVRGLIAVLFALYSGKNAQEILSADAVALFEKLGLREHLTPQRSNGFRSMVERIRRDANAALAAVH, translated from the coding sequence ATGCCAATCGACGAGATCATCGAGAACTTCGACCTCCTGGACGAGTGGGACGACCGCTACCGGTATCTGATCGAGCTCGGCCGCGCGCTGCCTTCTCTGCCCGAATCCGCGCGGACGGCCGCCAACAAGGTGTCCGGCTGCGCCAGCCAGGTCTGGCTTTCGACTTCGATCAAGCCAAACGGCGGCAACGGCCCGGTGCTGACGTTCGAGGGCGACAGCGATGCGCACATCGTGCGCGGGCTGATCGCGGTGCTGTTCGCGCTCTACTCCGGCAAGAACGCGCAAGAGATTCTCTCAGCAGACGCCGTGGCCCTATTCGAGAAACTTGGCCTGCGCGAGCATCTGACGCCGCAACGTTCCAATGGATTCCGCTCGATGGTCGAGCGGATCCGCCGGGACGCCAATGCGGCGCTCGCGGCCGTGCATTGA
- a CDS encoding DUF5330 domain-containing protein has translation MFFLLRVAFWLTIVLVLLPSGGSQPNAKSTIGATDALVAASAAVSDMSNFCDRQPGACAVGSQAAAALGQRAQAGAKMVYDFLSEHSVRSDPTGVTNGLGQNWPVSQDTLLASDLEPAWQGPLPTETLPMPRKDPRRKA, from the coding sequence ATGTTCTTCTTGTTGCGCGTCGCATTCTGGCTGACGATCGTGCTCGTGCTGTTGCCGAGCGGCGGTTCGCAGCCCAATGCGAAGTCCACGATCGGCGCGACCGACGCGCTCGTGGCAGCCAGCGCCGCGGTATCGGACATGAGCAATTTCTGCGACCGTCAGCCGGGTGCCTGCGCGGTCGGATCGCAGGCCGCGGCCGCGCTCGGCCAGCGCGCCCAGGCCGGCGCGAAGATGGTCTACGACTTCCTCAGCGAGCACAGCGTGCGCAGCGACCCGACCGGCGTGACCAACGGCCTCGGCCAGAACTGGCCGGTGTCGCAGGACACGCTGCTTGCGAGCGACCTCGAGCCGGCTTGGCAGGGCCCGCTGCCGACCGAGACGCTGCCGATGCCGCGTAAGGACCCGCGCCGCAAGGCCTGA
- a CDS encoding sensor histidine kinase has product MGLLKSIRDYVDTLVHPSAQRDALTASRHRAFIAPRLLGSIAALAALPIYVTLRGAPGSLEVLVFAWLVLPMLTAYYLSRTGHYESAHVLSSLALTGLVTAVAAGTGGIGSFAAIWLVLVPLEASLSASRRVVAIASTFTLAAVALLHFLGRADMLPPPDASGAGALAALGVVSAVLYAIGLALGAESLARTSFWLLYAEEDRYRLLARNMTDVITRHGRNGAVLFASPAAETLFGAKVTELHGHRLFDRVHVADRPAYLTALADAASLGEAQSVEFRVRRDVQDSAPPVAGNEFVWVEMRCRKLDNTSTGAKPSEPEVVAVMRDVTERKNQEQALERIRAEADHANEAKDKFLANMSHELRTPLNAIIGFSDMLINEERMRLDGPRRQEYAKLINDSGNHLLTVVNGILDMSKLETGDFELAPEPFGPAQVIGNCCDLLALKARENGIELSRRLPDSLPELIADKRSFKQILLNLISNAVKFTERGGRVTVSATAGISEIVVTVADTGVGISAEDLPKIGRPFFQARGTYDRRHDGTGLGLSIVRGLIDLHGGSFEIASEVGKGTCLTVRLPWNCETARPAAKQSAQAPSNIERPAFDRPASAPEMPMKKTA; this is encoded by the coding sequence GTGGGCCTGCTGAAGTCGATCCGCGACTATGTTGACACGCTGGTGCATCCGTCGGCGCAGCGCGATGCGCTGACGGCGTCGCGGCACCGCGCGTTCATCGCGCCGCGGCTCCTGGGCAGCATCGCGGCGCTCGCGGCCTTGCCGATTTACGTGACGCTGCGCGGTGCGCCGGGCTCGCTCGAGGTCCTGGTGTTCGCCTGGCTGGTGCTGCCGATGCTCACCGCCTATTACCTCTCGCGCACCGGTCATTATGAAAGTGCTCATGTGCTCTCGTCGCTGGCGCTGACCGGGTTGGTCACCGCGGTCGCCGCCGGCACCGGCGGTATCGGCTCATTCGCGGCGATCTGGCTGGTGCTCGTGCCGCTGGAAGCCTCGCTGTCGGCTTCACGTCGTGTGGTGGCGATCGCGTCGACCTTCACGCTCGCTGCTGTAGCTCTGCTGCATTTCCTCGGCCGTGCCGACATGTTGCCGCCGCCGGATGCCTCCGGCGCAGGCGCCCTTGCGGCGCTGGGCGTGGTCTCGGCCGTGCTTTACGCCATCGGCCTGGCGCTCGGCGCGGAATCGCTCGCGCGCACCAGCTTCTGGCTGCTTTATGCGGAAGAGGATCGCTATCGTCTTCTCGCGCGCAACATGACCGATGTCATCACGCGGCACGGCCGCAACGGTGCGGTGCTGTTTGCCTCGCCGGCAGCCGAAACGCTGTTCGGCGCCAAGGTCACTGAACTGCACGGCCACCGGCTGTTCGACCGCGTTCACGTCGCCGATCGTCCGGCCTATCTCACGGCACTCGCCGACGCCGCTTCGCTCGGCGAAGCGCAATCCGTCGAATTCCGTGTCCGTCGCGATGTGCAGGATTCCGCGCCGCCGGTGGCCGGCAATGAATTTGTCTGGGTCGAAATGCGCTGCCGCAAGCTCGACAACACCAGCACCGGCGCCAAGCCCTCGGAGCCCGAGGTGGTCGCGGTGATGCGCGACGTCACCGAGCGCAAGAACCAAGAGCAGGCGCTGGAGCGCATCCGTGCCGAGGCCGATCACGCCAATGAGGCCAAGGACAAGTTCCTCGCCAACATGAGCCATGAGCTGCGCACGCCGCTCAACGCCATCATCGGCTTCTCGGACATGCTGATCAACGAGGAGCGGATGCGGCTCGATGGTCCGCGCCGTCAGGAATACGCCAAGCTGATCAACGATTCCGGCAACCACCTGTTGACCGTGGTCAACGGCATTCTCGACATGTCAAAGCTCGAGACCGGTGATTTCGAGCTTGCGCCGGAGCCTTTCGGACCCGCGCAGGTGATCGGTAACTGCTGCGATCTGCTGGCGCTCAAGGCGCGCGAGAACGGCATCGAGCTCAGCCGGCGTCTGCCGGATAGCCTGCCGGAGCTCATTGCCGATAAGCGCTCCTTCAAGCAGATCCTGCTCAATCTCATTTCCAACGCCGTCAAGTTCACCGAGCGCGGCGGTCGCGTGACCGTGAGCGCCACGGCCGGGATTTCCGAGATCGTCGTCACCGTCGCAGACACCGGCGTCGGGATCAGTGCCGAGGACCTGCCGAAGATCGGCCGGCCGTTCTTCCAGGCGCGGGGCACTTACGACCGCCGCCATGACGGAACGGGCCTGGGCCTCTCCATCGTGCGAGGCCTCATCGACCTCCACGGCGGCAGCTTCGAAATCGCAAGCGAGGTCGGCAAGGGCACGTGTCTTACGGTGCGGCTGCCTTGGAATTGTGAGACGGCGCGTCCGGCCGCCAAACAATCGGCGCAAGCGCCATCGAATATCGAGCGTCCGGCATTCGATCGGCCCGCAAGCGCGCCCGAAATGCCAATGAAGAAAACAGCGTGA
- a CDS encoding peptidoglycan-binding domain-containing protein translates to MAARAARINEVDVGPSFAAKLPFPLRWLLLRPRDTIAALAATLAVVTILVNALFLQSGPHPAPIFSTKPAPVVAPLTDSVATLMPGRKPVAAPPPARPHSDTVAEIQRELTKHGFYDGPADGFYGPKTDAAIRDFEQAAGLRPSAEPSETLLAAIARSSVKAKAAEPPRDPIAALLAPNGRTVAVQRALTEFGYGPLTPTGVFDAPTKAAVERFERARKRPVTGQINDQLVRDLSSLTGRPLE, encoded by the coding sequence GTGGCAGCAAGAGCAGCACGTATCAATGAAGTCGATGTCGGCCCAAGCTTCGCGGCGAAGCTGCCGTTTCCGTTGCGGTGGTTGCTGTTGCGGCCGCGCGACACCATTGCGGCTCTCGCGGCGACCCTTGCGGTCGTCACGATCCTGGTGAATGCGCTGTTTTTGCAGTCCGGGCCGCATCCGGCGCCGATCTTCTCCACCAAGCCTGCACCGGTCGTGGCGCCGCTGACCGACTCGGTCGCGACGCTGATGCCGGGACGCAAGCCTGTCGCTGCGCCGCCGCCAGCCCGGCCGCACTCTGACACGGTCGCGGAGATTCAGCGCGAACTGACCAAGCACGGCTTCTACGACGGCCCGGCTGACGGCTTCTACGGGCCGAAGACCGACGCCGCGATCCGCGATTTCGAGCAGGCCGCGGGCTTGCGCCCGTCCGCCGAGCCGAGCGAGACGTTGCTTGCCGCGATCGCCCGCTCAAGCGTCAAGGCGAAGGCGGCAGAGCCTCCACGTGACCCGATCGCGGCGCTGCTGGCGCCAAACGGCCGCACCGTCGCCGTGCAACGGGCGCTGACCGAGTTCGGCTATGGCCCGCTGACGCCGACCGGCGTCTTTGATGCCCCGACCAAGGCCGCGGTCGAGCGTTTCGAGCGCGCGCGGAAGCGGCCGGTGACCGGCCAGATCAACGATCAGCTGGTGCGGGATCTCTCGTCGTTGACCGGCCGGCCCTTGGAATAA
- a CDS encoding DUF1491 family protein codes for MRLKSGIWVAAYIRRVQIEGAQAMLRRRGAEEAGAVFIKISRLDGTAEVFAPAPQTAFDEARPSDRAFIRALKTQPATEADAEAYLARQIKFDPDIWIVEVEDRAGRSFLDTVVT; via the coding sequence ATGCGGCTGAAATCCGGCATCTGGGTCGCGGCCTATATCCGGCGCGTGCAAATCGAAGGCGCACAGGCGATGCTGCGGCGGCGCGGCGCCGAAGAGGCGGGCGCGGTGTTCATCAAAATTTCGCGGCTCGACGGCACTGCCGAGGTGTTCGCGCCTGCGCCGCAGACGGCGTTCGACGAGGCGCGTCCGTCGGACCGCGCGTTCATCCGCGCGCTGAAGACGCAGCCGGCCACGGAAGCCGATGCAGAGGCTTATCTCGCGCGGCAGATCAAGTTCGATCCCGACATCTGGATCGTCGAAGTCGAGGACCGCGCCGGCCGAAGCTTTCTCGACACGGTGGTGACCTGA
- a CDS encoding DUF1254 domain-containing protein yields MIRWLLWLLAGVLLGGIVHLVAVLILPRTATQDAYSRLTPIAPVNAVASVPQPSPQSETMPFMDPAFATAVCRYDLTDGPIKLTVPVSPSYTSVSFYTRRGVSYYAINDRAAGRRLIELELMTSDQRANLPEDEEVTAADRLIVESPTSTGLIMVRALAAEPGLMPAVRASLSGTTCRQQPMPVAGD; encoded by the coding sequence ATGATCCGCTGGCTGCTCTGGCTGCTGGCAGGCGTGCTGCTCGGCGGTATCGTGCATCTCGTCGCGGTGCTGATCCTGCCGCGAACGGCGACGCAGGATGCCTATTCGCGGCTGACGCCGATCGCGCCGGTGAATGCCGTCGCCTCGGTGCCGCAGCCCTCGCCGCAGAGCGAGACCATGCCGTTCATGGATCCGGCCTTCGCCACCGCGGTGTGCCGCTATGATCTCACCGACGGGCCGATCAAGCTCACCGTGCCGGTGAGCCCGTCCTACACGTCGGTGTCGTTCTACACGAGGCGCGGCGTCTCCTATTACGCCATCAACGACCGTGCCGCCGGCCGCCGCCTGATCGAGCTCGAATTGATGACGAGCGACCAGCGCGCCAACCTGCCGGAAGACGAAGAGGTCACCGCGGCCGACCGGCTGATCGTGGAATCGCCGACCAGCACCGGGCTGATCATGGTGCGGGCGCTCGCCGCCGAGCCCGGCCTGATGCCGGCGGTGCGCGCCTCGCTGAGCGGCACCACCTGCCGCCAGCAGCCGATGCCGGTCGCGGGCGATTAG
- a CDS encoding DUF1214 domain-containing protein produces the protein MRLVLGLLFSLAVAACVGLGTTWLVLTRGTAFGAIPIGAWVAWPKSGTRDVDPYTRATFARTGELPVGSGDGVAFYARTDDNGRTLDGRCDVLVSGTTPQARFWTITLYDSQGKLIGNSVDRQGFTSQEVVRRSDGSFDVTVAPRIRSGNWLPTNGIDNYVLVLRLYDSPVGVATRAAREAPMPSVTVQSCP, from the coding sequence GTGCGCCTTGTTCTTGGATTGTTGTTCTCGCTCGCCGTCGCAGCCTGCGTCGGACTCGGCACCACGTGGCTGGTGCTGACGCGCGGCACCGCGTTCGGCGCGATCCCTATCGGCGCCTGGGTGGCGTGGCCCAAGAGCGGCACCCGCGACGTCGATCCCTACACGCGGGCGACCTTCGCCCGCACCGGGGAGCTCCCGGTCGGCTCCGGCGACGGCGTCGCCTTCTACGCCCGCACCGACGACAACGGCCGCACGCTCGACGGCCGCTGCGACGTGCTGGTGTCGGGCACCACGCCCCAGGCGCGGTTCTGGACGATCACGCTCTACGACTCGCAGGGCAAGCTGATCGGCAACTCGGTCGACCGTCAGGGCTTCACCAGCCAGGAGGTGGTGCGCCGCTCCGACGGCAGCTTCGACGTCACGGTGGCGCCGCGCATCCGCTCGGGCAACTGGCTGCCGACCAACGGCATCGACAATTACGTGCTGGTGCTGCGGCTCTACGACTCGCCGGTCGGCGTCGCGACCCGCGCGGCGCGCGAGGCGCCGATGCCTTCGGTGACGGTGCAGTCATGTCCGTGA
- a CDS encoding transglycosylase domain-containing protein — MRELYPDPEKDWKPKIRRWLLESDARFDDFMFQAGRWTREIYERFSMFMDRFHIGGWRRWVFIEPLSEAATLGVGGMIVMLALAQSAFRETADDDWLKKSELAVTFLDRYGNEIGSRGIKHNDSIPLEEFPDALIKATLATEDRRFYDHFGIDVAGTLRAFTTNLRAGGVQQGGSSLSQQLAKNLFLTNERTIERKIKEAFLAIWLESRLTKNEILKLYLDRAYLGGGAFGVDAAAQFYFNKSARDVNLAEAAMLAGMFKAPTKYAPHVNLPAARARANQVLDNLVEAGFMTEGQVFGARRNPATAVDRRDDRAPNYFLDYAYDEVKKLVSTFPKSMNERVFLVRTTVDTGLQRVADTTVENLLKQYGRDYHASQSAVVIADLEGGVRAMVGGRDYTASQFNRATDALRQPGSSFKPYVYAMALESGMKPTTTVVDGPVCIGNWCPHNYEGSYRGAMTLTSAMTHSINTIAVKLSISIGNGNPKIGRAKIVALAKSMGLRTPLPDTPSLPIGADEVTVLDHTVAYATFPNLGKAVTPHALLEMRTGDGNVIWRFDRDGPKPRQVMPPAIATDMIYMMNKVTEEGTARRALLPGIRIAGKTGTTNAFRDAWFVGYTGNMVGGVWIGNDDYSSTNRMTGGSLPAMVWQAIMSYAHQGIEIKPLTGLPPAAAPTPAKNQLVSQGSGPPVLRPTLLTARGTQVLIQIEHMMDDAARTLPAGSVVSDVSADPLRPTDVAPKSGAYASASAPVSGN, encoded by the coding sequence GTGCGCGAACTCTATCCCGATCCCGAAAAGGACTGGAAACCTAAGATCCGACGCTGGCTCCTGGAGTCGGACGCGCGCTTCGACGACTTCATGTTCCAGGCAGGACGCTGGACGCGCGAGATCTACGAGCGGTTCTCCATGTTCATGGACCGTTTCCACATCGGCGGCTGGCGGCGCTGGGTGTTCATCGAGCCGCTCTCGGAGGCCGCGACGCTCGGCGTCGGCGGCATGATCGTGATGCTGGCGCTGGCCCAGTCGGCCTTCCGCGAAACCGCGGACGACGACTGGCTGAAGAAGTCCGAACTCGCCGTCACCTTCCTCGATCGCTACGGCAACGAAATCGGCAGCCGCGGCATCAAGCACAACGACTCGATCCCGCTCGAGGAATTCCCCGACGCGCTGATCAAGGCCACCCTCGCCACCGAAGACCGGCGCTTCTACGACCACTTCGGCATCGACGTGGCCGGCACGCTCCGCGCCTTCACCACCAACCTGCGCGCCGGCGGCGTGCAGCAGGGTGGTTCGTCGCTCTCCCAGCAGCTCGCCAAGAACCTGTTCCTCACCAACGAGCGAACCATCGAGCGCAAGATCAAGGAAGCGTTCCTGGCGATCTGGCTCGAGTCGCGGCTCACCAAGAACGAGATCCTCAAGCTCTATCTCGACCGCGCCTATCTCGGCGGCGGCGCCTTCGGCGTCGATGCCGCGGCGCAGTTCTATTTCAACAAGTCGGCGCGCGACGTGAACCTCGCCGAGGCCGCGATGCTGGCCGGCATGTTCAAGGCGCCGACCAAGTACGCGCCGCACGTCAACCTGCCGGCGGCGCGCGCCCGCGCGAATCAAGTGCTCGACAACCTGGTCGAAGCCGGCTTCATGACCGAGGGTCAGGTGTTCGGCGCCCGGCGGAACCCCGCGACCGCGGTGGACCGCCGCGACGACCGCGCGCCGAACTACTTCCTCGACTACGCCTACGACGAGGTGAAGAAGCTCGTTTCCACCTTCCCGAAGTCGATGAACGAGCGCGTGTTCCTGGTGCGGACCACCGTGGACACGGGTCTGCAGCGCGTCGCCGACACGACGGTCGAGAACCTGCTCAAGCAATACGGCCGCGACTATCACGCCAGCCAGTCCGCGGTGGTGATCGCCGACCTCGAAGGCGGCGTGCGCGCCATGGTCGGCGGCCGCGACTACACGGCGAGCCAATTCAACCGCGCCACTGACGCGCTCCGCCAGCCGGGCTCCTCGTTCAAGCCTTACGTCTACGCGATGGCGCTCGAGAGCGGCATGAAGCCGACGACCACCGTGGTCGACGGCCCGGTCTGTATCGGCAACTGGTGCCCGCACAACTACGAGGGCAGCTATCGCGGCGCGATGACACTGACATCCGCGATGACGCACTCGATCAACACGATCGCGGTGAAGCTCTCGATCTCGATCGGCAACGGCAATCCCAAGATCGGCCGCGCCAAGATCGTGGCGCTGGCCAAGAGCATGGGCCTGCGCACGCCGCTGCCGGACACCCCGTCGCTGCCGATCGGTGCCGACGAAGTGACCGTGCTCGACCACACCGTGGCCTATGCGACCTTCCCGAACCTCGGCAAGGCGGTGACGCCGCACGCGTTGCTCGAAATGCGCACCGGCGACGGCAACGTGATCTGGCGGTTCGACCGCGACGGCCCGAAGCCCCGGCAGGTCATGCCCCCGGCGATCGCGACCGACATGATCTACATGATGAACAAGGTGACCGAGGAAGGCACCGCCCGCCGCGCGCTGCTTCCGGGCATCCGTATCGCCGGCAAGACCGGCACCACCAACGCCTTCCGCGACGCTTGGTTCGTCGGCTACACGGGCAACATGGTCGGCGGCGTCTGGATCGGCAACGACGACTACTCATCGACCAACCGCATGACCGGCGGCTCGCTGCCCGCGATGGTGTGGCAGGCGATCATGAGCTACGCGCACCAGGGCATCGAGATCAAGCCGCTGACCGGGCTGCCGCCTGCGGCTGCGCCGACGCCGGCGAAGAACCAGCTCGTCTCGCAGGGCTCCGGCCCGCCGGTGCTGCGCCCGACCTTGCTGACCGCGCGCGGCACCCAGGTGCTGATCCAGATCGAGCACATGATGGATGACGCGGCGCGCACCCTGCCCGCTGGCTCGGTGGTGTCCGACGTCTCGGCCGATCCGCTCCGTCCGACCGACGTCGCGCCGAAGTCTGGTGCTTACGCTTCGGCGAGCGCTCCGGTCAGCGGCAACTAG